The Cardiobacteriaceae bacterium TAE3-ERU3 nucleotide sequence CCTGCAATAAAAGCATGGTTAGCGCAGCATGACATGGCTTTTGATGCCCTGCACGCAGTCACCGGTCCTTACGCTACAGCGATATTCTGCGATGCTCTTGGCATCAGCCGTGATCACATTCTCAGCGCTGAACCACAAACCGACTTTGGCGGTCATCACCCTGATCCGGCACCTGATCGCGTCAGTGATCTGCGTCAGCTGATGAAAAGCAACGACCAAATCGTGCTCGGTGCGGCCAGTGATGGTGACGGCGACCGCAACCTCATCTGCGGGCAAAAATACATCATCAACCCTTGCGACAGCCTTGCCATCATCGCAGCCAATCATCAGCATATTCCTTGCCTGCAAAAGCTCACTGGCGTTGCGCGCAGTATGCCGACCAGCCGCGCCATCGACAAAGTCGCCGAGCACCTCGGCGTCAGCTGCTATGAAACCCCAACCGGTTGGAAATTCTTTGCCAGCCTGCTCGACGCAGGGCTCATCCAGCTTTGCGGCGAAGAAAGCTTCGGCACTGGCGGCGCACACATCCGCGAAAAAGACGGCATTTGGGCGATACTGTGCTGGCTGAATATCCTTGCCGCAACCGACAGCACACCGGATCAGCTGCTCGAAGCACATTGGGCGCAATACGGCCGTCATCATTTCAATCGCTATGATTACACCGCACTTGATCGCGACGCAGCGCAAGCCATGCTTGCCAAGCTTGAAAAAGACTTACCGAAATACATCGGCCAGACCCATCACGGCCTGACCATCACTACCGCAGGACAGTTCAATTACACCGACCCAGTAAATGGCGAAAAATCGCCCGGCCAAGGGCTGCAAATCAAGTTTGGGCAACAGGCGCGCATCATCCTGCGCCTCTCCGGCACCGATACCCGCGGTGTTACGCTGCGCATCTATTGCGAATACTGGCAGCAAGATGCCCACAAAACACCTGCGCTGTTCGGCACGACCGCAACCCTTGCCAGCTTTGCCCAAGGGCTACTCAACCTCTCGCACTTCTGCGACCGTACCCAGCCTGACCACATTATCTAGCCCAAAATATTTTAAGCACCGACACGGAAGACAACATGAGCACTATCAACGAACAACTTCAAGACAACGCAGCCAAGCTACAGCACACGCCACTAACTGCACTCTTTGCAGCAGATCCTGAGCGCGTCAACAAGCACACCACGCACGCGGCTGGCCTGTATGTGGACTTCAGCAAGAACCCACTTGACGACCATACCCTGACCTTATGGCAACGCTGGCTGGACGCTCAAAACGTCGAGCAATCACTCGACGCACAATGGCGCGGCGAGCACGTCAACACCGGCGAAGACCGCCCAGCTCTGCACCACCGCTTACGCGCACCAACCGATCAAGCATTTAACGTTGATGGGCAAAACATCAGTGCCGATATCGCAGCCGCTCGCGACAAAATGCGCAAACTGAGCGATGCCGTGCGCAATGGTGAATGGCGTGGCTACAATGATGAAGCGATCACCGACGTCATCCACATCGGCATTGGCGGCTCGGAGCTTGGTCCACGTTTGCTCTGCCAAGCCTTTGACCATCTCGCTGATGGTCCACGCATCCACTTTCTCGCAACGCCTGACCCGATCCGCATTCAGACCTTGCGCCAGCGCCTCAACCCGGCAACGACGCTACTGATCATTGCCTCAAAAACCTTCACAACCGAAGAGACCCTGACCAATGCCAACCTGATGCGCGACTGGCTACGCGAACACGGTGGCGAGAAAGCCGACCAGCAAATGATCGCCGTCAGTGCCAACCTCGAACGCACCGCCGCATTTGGCATCGATAGCGAGCGCGTCCTGCCCTTCTGGGATTGGGTCGGCGGGCGCTTCTCGCTGTGGTCAGCAATCGCCATGCCATTCATCCTGCAAAATGGCTATGAAGCCTACGCGGCACTACTCGACGGCGCACATGCCATGGATAACCACTTCCGCGAAGCCGACACCGCGCACAATATCCCCAAGCGCCTTGCACTGCTCGATGTGTGGTTCAACCACTATTGGCACATAAACAACCGCGCCGTCATTACCTACGCTAACCCACTTGAGCCATTCCCTTCATACCTGCAACAGCTCGACATGGAAAGCCTCGGCAAGCGCAGCCAAGCAAACGGCAAACCACTAACTAAACCTACCGGCATGATCATCTGGGGCGGCACCGGCACGGAATCACAGCACGCCTTTTTCCAGCTGATTCACCAAGGGCAGCGCCAAATTCCACTCGATTTCATCACCATCAAAACCACACCTAAAGGTCTCGAAGAAGCACAACGCATCATCCACGGCCACTGCCTCGCGCAAAGTGAAGCCTTGATGCGCGGTCGTGATGAAAGCGACCTAGGCGATCTGCCAAAAAATGAGCGCTACCAGCGCACTAGCCCTGGCAATCGCCCATCGACTACCGTCATTCTCGACGATCTCACCCCGCAATGCCTCGGCGCTCTGATTGCCGCTTATGAGCATAAAATTACCGTCAGTGCCCTACTCTACGGCATCAACGCCTACGACCAGTGGGGCGTTGAGCTTGGCAAAGTGCTGGCTAAAGGCACAGAATCAAGCTTACGCGGTGAAAATGGCCAGCAGCACGACGCATCAACCACTGCTTTAATACAGCACTTAAGAAAGTAACCAAAAAACAACAACACTGATAATAAATAATACTTAATCGCATGACGACCTGTTCGTCATGCGATTTTCTGTATATTAGTGTGCTTTGAAACCACTTGGAGAGAACTCGATGAAGAAATATATTCTCACTGCAATCGCTGCTGCATTCACTATCTCAGCTGCACATGCTAATGACTATCCGCAAGAATGCATCGACCTCGAAGCACTTGGCACCGAACTCGCCGAGCTGGTACCTGAAATGAAAGCAGAGATCGAAGCAACCGGCACCACGCAAGAAGAACGTGTTGCTGCGGCAAGCGAAGAATGGGCGAAGCTGAGCGATGCTGAAAAAGATCAAGCACGCGCCAGCTGTGAAGCTGCGCTGCCACAGGTCAAAGAAATGATCGAAGCAATCAAAGCACAGCAATAATCGCTGATTAAGCATGTATTATTTGCTTGCTTAGCAAAACCATCGTTGACTAATCAAGCAAAGATTAATGTTTCAAATCCCAAATAACAGGGATATGTAAGCTAATCAAAAAATATCATCCACGGCAAAGATTCGCGTCTTTGCCGTTTTTTATATGGCTGAGCAATTTTAAATGTCATACGAGGCCGGAACGTTCGACAAAATACTGGTGTATTTTCATGGATAGTTGCATTGGCGCAAGCCGTACGGCTAGTGCGATGGTCTCACTAAAAAGCCCGTCGCATCGGAAAAATGCCAGCTATAAGACTTTTCTAAAGCCTAAGATGAAGATAGTCAATTAGAAATTTTGAGGTGTGATCCATTCAATACGCCACCCTAAGACGTCTTCTTTCATTCCATATGCCGCAACTAACGATTTGATTTACCTATACATGCTTCCGCGTTTTGACCTAACGCGGTCAATCGATGTTTCTCGTGCTACTATTTGCAGCATAATGAAGAAAATATATTTGAGGGTATGTAAAAACTATATAGGGGGAAAGATGAACATTAATGACATTTACGAACATAACAAACGCATGGATAACTTGGTAAAGACCGAGGTGCAAAATCTAGCCAAATCAGTAAACAGCATGAGTACAGGTAGAATGGCATTAGCCATGTTTGCCCTTGGATGCCTAACAGTTGCGCTTGCGACTTGGGTGTTTTTATAAGCGGTCAGAGATCAGCATACACGCAGCAAAATTGATTGATCCACTACGTTATGAGTTTGGGAGAATTCACTGACTACGCTTCTAGTTCAGGGCGAAGGTTCAGGCAACGCTAGGCAGTATCACCCCAACAATCCCGTATGATGAAGCCGTCGCAAGCAGCCAGTGGCATTACTACCATCATTGAATACATAGCCGCCAGCCATTGTGAAGTGCAAATAACAGCGCCCCCTTTCAAATAACCCAAAAACCAATACCTTTGGGGCTAGTGGCACAAATAGTGCGCCGCGTACCATGCTCCATGGCTAAGATGATATGGATTATTGGGCAGTAGAGAAGGAATTCGATGCGCTATCCTTGTTCCACAGTGTGGATATTAACCTTTGACGAAGAGCCTAATAATGATGGCAGCACTAATAGAATAAACCTTAATGAAGGCAGGGAAAATGTTGCCGAATTCAGAATGACAAAAAAGGCCTTTTTAAATTCATAAAGTTGATTAATGATGAAACAATCATTTTTTACCCTTCAAAACAAGAATATTTCTTATATATGGCTTTTTAGTATTTGCCTCTATACGGGAATGTGGCTATCAAAGTATTTCCACCCGCTTTTATTTAATGCTCATGATGCATTAAAAAACTTCGGAATAAGCTACTCAGTCATGGCTATGACAGGAGCCTTTTCTTTTTTCTACGGAAAAATTATTGCAAAGCATTCACTTCAAAAAGGGTTGTTTGTAGGCTGTATTCTTTATTCTATTGGCATGTTTCTAAGGATATACACTGACTTAACAGCTTCAATTTTTTCAGGAATGATAGCTGGAATGGGTGCGTCAATATCCCTAATATGCTTATCATCATGGCCATTTTCAGAAACAGCAGAGAATGCGCGAAATAAACTTTTTGAGCATTCACTGCATGCTGCAAATATGGCAAGAGGCCTCATAGTAACTATTGTTGGGGTTATCTTTATCAGCCTTACCGAGCTGATTGATGTAAAGAAAATAATGATCATGGCATCATTATTACCTATTACAGGATTTATTTTGTGCAGAAGCCACATTCCCAACCATCTTCCCAAGAAAATACAGCAAAAAACAGCCAGCATTGATGCTATCAAAAAGACTGGAGTTCTACATTTATGTATTTATTCCGTGATATCGGGTTTTTGTACAAGCTTCATCATTCCTTACTTACCTATACTATTAGAAGAACAGGCCATTTCAGGCGGTCAAATTTTGATAGTACTGGGGGTTAGCTCCCTCATAACTGCTACAACGCAGCCTTATATTGTAAAGCAGATATCCAATAGAAAAATCACCCATTTTTTTCTTATAAGTACGATATTTTTGGGCACTTCCACATTTCTTTTAGTTATCTCTAATTCGGGAATACTACCTTTAGCAATGATAATTACTCTTCGCTTTATTTCAGCTAATGCTGTCTTTTATACGCAGAGAGTTATTGAAATGCGATTAGTTGATAATGATAGAGCGAGCGAAAGAATGGGGCTTATTCAAAGCGCGTTCTTAATTGGAGATATGTTTGGAGGAGGCATAGCAGGAATATTTTGGAGCACGGGGCAAATAAAGTTTATTATCATGGCTATAGGGATATTTATAATAATAAATGGAATTTATTTGCTAAAAGTTTACAAACATTACAAGAAGCATGAAATAAAAGAAGCAACTAGCATTTAAAAAATTTTAGTTTGGATTCCAAAATCAGGTTGAGCTTATCCTACAAACTATTCAATAATTAATTTAATGTCTGTACTGAAATTATCCACAAGAGCACTCCTTGTAGTTAAACCAATCAACCTCCTGTGGCTGACTTTACACCAGCAGTTCTGCTTGCCATAAATTCTCCAGCCATTGCTTTTTACACTCTGCACGCTTTCTATGTGCTTTATAAACGACACATATATCAAATCCAATTTGACCACCTCTTTACAGCATACCTTTTGAAAAACACCACCCTCACATTCGGGTTCTTTGGGCTTTTGAGTGCCGAGGCATCCAGTCCTCCGTATTTTGATTTTCAGCTATAGTAAGTTGTGTTTGCGGCAAATATCTTCACCAGCGCCATTCCAAATAGCGATAATTTGTGCCTCGCTGAACCGTGATATCTCAATACTTCTTCCCCAAATAACCAAAATCTGGTTTACTCAAGTTCGGTTTAGGAATCTCACATGTCTTTCTCAGCTTCATTTATCCAGTCACTATCTATTTATTTGCATAGCTTACGAAGCCTAAAAGCACTTGCTTTTGTTTGCAAGGAGCTCTAATTTCAGAGGAACGGTCGTAAAGCAATCCAAAAATAAACACAAGAACAATGCCTTGTTTTCTACGCTAGAACCATTTTTCTGGAATCCTGTAATAAAAAGTATCGTATAGATACGATTGATAAACATCAATTAGGGGCAATCATCTTAAATCCTCCTTGCACTGCACTTACTATTATTATAAATTGTTTATAAATAATTTTAATGATTCTGGGGAGTTTTTCATGCAACAACCACCTGTTAAGCGCCAGTGGCTCAGTGCACTGGTCATGTCTTTTCTTGCGCTGCCGATTATTTGCGTACTCTTTATCTGCGCCTATGGCTTCATCTTGTGGTTTGGGCAAATGTTGTTTTGGGGCCCGCCAAAATAATTTAGATCACAACTAGCGACATCTCATTGCACCACGACTATGCGCTATTAAGAATAGTGCAAGTCGGTTACATATACATATCGCCGTAAAAATATAAGAAGCGTTGTATCCACCTCTACGCCACCCAACTAAACGGATACAACAAAAAATAACAAGCAAAAAGGAAATATCATCATGAACGCAATCAAGCGCCTGTTCAGCTGGCTCGGTCGGCTATTATTCAAACCATCGACCCAAATCGGCCTCGGCATCCTGATTATTATCGGCTTTGCCGGTGGTGTGTGGTTCTGGTGGGGCTTTAATACTGCACTCGAAGCGACCAACAAGGAAGAGTTCTGCCTCTCCTGCCACACCATGCACGACAACCTCCTCCCTGAATTACAGAAAACCGTTCACTGGAAAAACCGTACAGGCGTACGCGCGCGTTGCCCGGACTGCCACGTACCGCACGATTTCAGCGACAAGATTGCACGCAAAATGCAGGCGTCACGCGAAGTGTGGGGGCAAATTGTCGGCACGATTGATAACCGCGAGCTGTTCAAGGAACACCGCCTGACACTGGCGCAGCGTGAATGGGCGCGCTTCAAAGCGAACAATTCCAAAGAGTGCCGCAACTGCCACGATTACAACAGCATGGATTTCAGCAAGATGCGCGTCACCTCGCAGATGATCATGCGCAGCGCCGCCGAGCGTAACGCTAGCTGTGTTGATTGCCATAAAGGTATCGCGCACCAGTTGCCGGATCTGAGTGGTGCACATAACCCAGCGTTTGATTCCCTGCTTTCTGAAGCAGCAAGCAGCACCATCAGCGTAGGCGAAACCTATTACAACGTCGTACCACAAGATTTGTTCACCGGCGCTGACAAACAAACCAAAGCCGGTAGCATCGAAGTGGCAACACCAGTCAAAGTGCTCGCCCACGAAGACGGCGCAACCCAGATCGAGCTCGAAATGTGGCGCAAGAACAAAGGCTTTGGCCGCGTGTGGTACGGACATTTCGGCCTCAATATTGTTGATGTGGTTATCGAGAAAGACCTCGCCCGCGACGACAGCATCGTCGAAGTATTGGAAAGTCAGGAAGATCCGCTTACCGGCCTTGAGTGGCAAAGAGTGCGCGGCCAGTTCTGGGTTGCCGATGGCGGCCTGATGCCAAGCATCGAACCAGCATGGGATATTGCCCGCCAAAGCTACAGCGACAGTTGCAGCGTCTGTCACCGCCAGCCAAACCCTGCTGGACATGATGCCAACCAGTGGCCGGGCTTGTTCGCAGGCATGGTCGGCTTCACTAACCTCGATAGCGATAGCGCCAACCTCGTCCTCAAGTACCTACAGCTGCATTCGTCCGACTTCACCAGCGGCGAACACGGTGGTGGCTCACCAGAAAATGCCATCCAGGGCGCAAGACCATAATTAAAAAGAGAGATAACCATGAATAGCATTAAACGCAGAAACTTCCTCAAATCCCTTGCGGCACTGTCCGGTTCGGCATTACTACCCAAGCCACTATTGGCAGCTGACGCCGTGGTCACCGCTGCTAATGGCGGCCGCCCTGATACCAGCGGATGGAAAGTATCCGGCGCACACTGGGGCGCATTCCGCGCCAAAATCGAGGGCGACAAACTGGTTGAAGTACAGCCGTTTGAGTTCGACCAATATCCGAGTGATGTGCTGCAAGCCGTACCGGGAGTGCTCTACAGCTCATCGCGGGTACGCTATCCGATGGTACGCCTCGACTGGTACAGAAACCGTAAGGACAGCGACACCAGCCAGCGCGGCGACAACCGCTTTGTCCGCGTCAGTTGGGATACCGCGCTCGATATGGTCTATGACGAACTAGAGCGCATCCAGAACGACTACGGCCCGTGGGCATTGCACACCTCACTGGTCGGCTGGCGCTCGGTCGGGCAAATCCACAGCTGCGGCAATCACATGCTGCGTGCTGTTGCCATGCACGGGCGCAGCGTCGGCACCGCCGGAGACTACTCGACCGGCGCAGGGCAAATGATTTTGCCGTATGTCCTCGGCTCAACGGAAGTTTATTCACAAGGCACATCATGGCCGCTGATTCTCGATAACTCGAAGGTCATCATTTTCTGGTCAAACGACCCGATTAAAAACCTGCAAATGGGCTGGAACACCGAAACCCATGAATCTTACGAATACTTTGAAAAGCTGCGCGACAAAGTGCGCAATGGCGAGATTGAAGTCATCAGTATTGACCCAGTAAAAAGCAAGACGCAAAACTACCTCGGCTGCAAACAGCAATACATCAACCCGCTGACTGACGTCGCCTTCCAGCTCGCACTGGCGCATACCCTCTACACCGAAGAACTTTACGACAAAGACTTCATCAAGACCTACACCCTCGGCTTCGATGAATTTACCCCGTACCTGATGGGTAAAACCGAGGACATGGTCGAGAAAACCCCGGAATGGGCGGCGCCAATCTGCGGCATCGAGCCAGAGCGTATCCGCGAACTCGCGCGCCTGATGGCAAATAACCGTACCCAGCTGATCTTTGGCTGGGCGATCCAGCGTCAGCAACACGGCGAACAGCCTTACTGGATGGGCGCAATTCTCGCCGCCATGCTTGGTCAGATTGGTCTGCCCGGTGGCGGCATCAGCTACTCGCACCACTACAGCTCGGTTGGCGTACCGGCATCGGGTGCATCCATGCCCGGCGCATTCCCGCTCAACCTCGATACCGGCCGCAAGCCTAAATACGACAATGAAGACTTCAACGGCTACAGCTCGGTCATCCCTGTCGCGCGCGCGGTTGATTGCCTGCTCGAACCCGGCAAAGTCATCAACTTCAATGGCCACGAAGTCACCCTGCCGCCGTATAAAATGGTCGTCTTTTCCGGCTGTAACCAGTGGCACCGCCAGCAGCAAAAGAACCGCATGAAAGAAGCCTACCGCAACGTCGAAACCGTCGTCGCTGTGGACTACAACTGGACGGCAACTTGCCGCTTTGCCGACATCGTCCTGCCTGCCTGTACCCCGTACGAACGCAACGACCTCGACGCTTACGGCTCGTACAGCAACCGTGGCGTAATCGCCATGCACAAACTGGTTGACCCGCTCTATCACTCGAAGCCCGACTTCGACATCTGGTACGAATTCTGCAAACGCATGAACCGCGAACAGGAATACAGCCGCGCCATGACCGAAATGCAGTGGTTAGAGCAAATCTATGAAGACTGCCGCGCTGAGAACCTCAAAAAAGACTACTTCATGCCGCCATTTGCCGAATTCTGGAAAAAAGGCTACGTTATCTTCCCAGAGGGCGAACTGTGGACGCGCCACGCGGCATTCCGCGAAGACCCCGAAGTCAACGCACTCGGCACACCATCGGGCTTCATCGAAATCAGCAGCCGCAAAATTGCCAACTACGGCTACCCTGACTGCAAAGGCCATCCGATTTGGATGGAAAAAACCGAACGCTCGCATGGTGGCCCTGGCTCGGACAAATTCCCACTGTGGCTACAATCCGTCCACCCCGACAAACGACTGCACTCGCAAACCTGCGAAGCTGAAGAATGGCGCTCGACCTACACCGTGCAGGGGCGCGAACCCTGCTTCATTAGCCCCGAAGACGCAGCTGCACGCGGCATTGCCGACGGTGACCTGATTCGCGTCTTTAACGACCGCGGGCAAGTATTGGTTGGTGCTGTCATCTCGGACAACTTCCCGCCCGGTGTCGTACGTATTCAGGAAGGTGCATGGTACGCCCCGACCGGTGCAGAAATTGGCGCACTCGATACCTACGGTGACCCCAACACACTCACCATCGACATCGGTACATCGAGCCTCGCGCAAGGCCCAAGCCCCAACACTTGCATCGTGCAAATGGAAAAATGGGTTGGTGAAGCACCGGCAGTCACCGCCTTTGGCGGCCCAACATTCGTCAACCCAGACGGAAGCCCGGCTGAAAAAATCTAACCACTAAAAATAGGCGGCATTGGTTGTGCTCATGGCACAGCCAATGCCGCCTAATCCATAGCGTGATTTGTCACCTTTAGCAAACCATGCCACGATACCCATGAAGAAATACAATTCCCAAAATACCATGAACACAAATGAACAATGGCAAGCAGCCAACACCGCCCGCGCCGCACTCTATCGCTGGTTTGCTGAACTCTTTGCCCACGAACTCACGCCTGCTACTCTCGATCAGTGGCAACACGGCAACGCCTACACCAGCATTCACGAGGCATTTAGCAGCCTAGGATTAGAAGAAGAAAGCCAGCGCGTGCAGAACGCAATTAATGATCTTGAGCAACTGCCCGAAAGTGAGCGCGCGCTCGAACTCGCCGCCGACTTTGCCCAGCTCTTCTTACTCAGCGGCCGAGACAGTGCACCTCCCTACGCCTCGTACTACCTTGAAGATGATCAGCGCCTCTACGGCAAACCGGCCGACGACATGCGCCGCTTCCTTGACCAACATCAGCTCACTCTGCACCCCAACTTCCGTGAGCCAGACGACCACATCAGCGTCTATCTCATTGTCATGAGCCTGTGGATTGGTAATAAGGAACAGGATGCAGCTACCAATGTCCACGAACAAGCTGAATTTCTCGACAACGCCCTACTACCGTGGCTTGCCGACTTCAGCGACCGCTGCCAGACCATCCGCAGCCAAAACGACTTCTACCCCGCCATCACCAGCCTCGCCACGCAGTTCATCCGCTGCGATCGCGCGATTCTTGATGATATTTCGGTATCTGGCTAACTACCAAATATAGGTAAACGATTTTAAATTTCATACAAGACGTAGAATCCCGCGACAAAATACCAGTGTATTTTTCGTAGACTTCCACATCAGTACAGACAGTGCAACACTTTCTGAAGTTGGTAGAGGCCAAGCTTCTTTCCTAATCAAATACAGTTTACAGAAAGCACCAAGAATTACTGAGACAAGTTTAACTATCGATTGCATTTATTAAGGGGAGGCTCGATAACATAAATTATCTAGGATACTCACATGAGAAAGAGTCGTTTGAGCCATTTATAGCAGGTGCAACAGCACGAATAGCAGCCGCTTTAGTTGGTATGAATAAGACGACAGCAGCATATTACGTTCATCGTCTAAGAGAGCTGATCTATCAGCACATCGAACATATGGAAATGCTTTGTGGTGAAGTTGAAACTAATGAATCTTATTTTGGTGGCAAGCGCAAAGGAAAGCGAGGTAGAGGTGCGGCTGGAAGGCATCTATATTTGGATTACTTAAGCATGATGCAAGGTTTATACAATTGCTATAGCAAAACTCACACAGCAACACTATTACCTATTATTCGTGAGCATGTTAAACCTGACAGCATTGTTTATACTGATACCTACCGAAGTTATGGTATGGCTGATGTGAACGAGTTTTATCACTACCGGATAAAATCACAGCAAACCGTTTGCCAACAAGCACAATCACATAAATGGTATAGAGAACCTTTGAAATCAGACTAAACGCTATTTACGCAAATTCAACGGTATACCGAAAGAGTATTTCCAGTACTTTTAAAAGAATGCGAGCGTTGCTTTAATAATAGCGACCTTAAATCCCAACTAACCTTTTTTAAATACTAACTAAAGGGCGTTGAAACTAGTTATCTATGACAGCCCCTTAAGTTTTAATAAATGTGATCTCGAATGCCTTGCATGGGCGATATTGCTGCAGACGATTAGCAAAAGTAAAACTATCCTTCATTTCATATTGCTGGAAAACATCAAGACCACGATCAAGGGAAATTTTCCAACCATGATCGGTGACAATATGTCGGGCATGAATTGTACCGGTAGTATCAAATTCCCAAGTAAAGTCCACACCTGTACTCTTTGCTGACTTTTGTATCTGCTCAAAGTTTTCTTTTTGTTGCTCACCTCTAAAATCATCTTCTACTGTTATCAAGTGCACAGCTACTTCTTCATCTGGCCCCTTATGCTTCACTATAGTCTCAAGAAATTCCATAAAATTTCGTATCTGATAGAACAGACGGATATAAGGATCCGTTACAGTGAATTTAGTCGCTCCTTTGATATAAGGGCCTAGTAATGTATCAAAGGAGAGCCCCTTCTGGTTTTCCTGAAAAGTAAGATGTTTTTCTTTGAGAACAGGTTCATCTGAAACATTATGCGCAGGAGAACCTGGATGCTGGACTGATTGTTCAACTCCCAGTATTTCACTATCTTCTTCCCCTATAATGGTTTTGTGGTAGTAGCTAGGATATTCCTCTTCTTCAAGTGTAGTAACAGGCGTTGCTTTGCCATCAAGAGCCTGATAAGAAAAATAAACATCACCATAAGTTGAATCAATGCGCATTAGTTGATCTTTGACGCGTTTACGGCCTTCAATTGCGAACCGTAAAAGTTCCTCTGTCTCTTCCCTTGTTGCCTCTCCATGCGGGAATAGTATTTTCATCAGACCAGAGAAAGTCTTATGAATACCATCGCGATCCCGTGTAGAGATATCGGAAGATAGAGAGAAGTACTGCTTATAGCGATCCGAGTAATCGTGATTGCGCAGTGAGCGTAGAATCTCGGCCAAGTAATCAACCACAAAACCATAACCACTGGAGAACATTTCACCCCGAATGATATCTACCTCCCAGCCTGGTATATAGAAGTGAATACGATCCAAAAATGCTGAATCGTAGAACTTATCAGGCAATTCGCAAAATAGATCAGAATGCTTAAGCATATAAGGGACGGTGTGCTGTGTGTTCCCCACAAATACCATAGAGGCTTCAGCACCCAAGGTCTCAACGCCTCGGGAGAAAGACTTGTTGGCCATATAGTTTTTCATGATATCAACCAAAGCCTTGTCTACTCTTTTTTGCTTTCCGGCAAACTCATCAAAAGCAACACAGTCCCAGTAGCCAACCAAGCCAATCTTTCCGGATGAATTATTCACAAACAACTTTGGTACTGTTACTTCGCCACCAGAAATCAAAATCCCGTGAGGTGAGAACTCTGAATAAATATGTGATTTGCCGGTTCCCTTAGGACCAAGTTCAATCAGGTTGTAGTTGCGTTCGCAAAAAGGGATCAAGCGAATTAACTGGGTAAGCTTGCTGCGTTTGCCGAACATCTCAGGATTAAAGCCGATACTTTGTATCAGTAAATCAATCCACTCATCAGTAGTAAATTGTTTGCGTGCCTCAACATAAGTATCAAAATCGAAGTGTGAAAGCTGAATTGGCTTGAGAGTTGAAAGTATCCAAGGGCTAGTACCCTTATCTTCAGTAAACTCATATTCCAGATCCGCAATGCACCATACTCCTCCGACCAAAAGTTTGGGATGCTTTTTTACTGTTCCGGAATCGACTAGTATTTCTTTAATACCCAAATTAGAAAA carries:
- the torD gene encoding molecular chaperone TorD; translation: MNTNEQWQAANTARAALYRWFAELFAHELTPATLDQWQHGNAYTSIHEAFSSLGLEEESQRVQNAINDLEQLPESERALELAADFAQLFLLSGRDSAPPYASYYLEDDQRLYGKPADDMRRFLDQHQLTLHPNFREPDDHISVYLIVMSLWIGNKEQDAATNVHEQAEFLDNALLPWLADFSDRCQTIRSQNDFYPAITSLATQFIRCDRAILDDISVSG
- the torA gene encoding trimethylamine-N-oxide reductase TorA codes for the protein MNSIKRRNFLKSLAALSGSALLPKPLLAADAVVTAANGGRPDTSGWKVSGAHWGAFRAKIEGDKLVEVQPFEFDQYPSDVLQAVPGVLYSSSRVRYPMVRLDWYRNRKDSDTSQRGDNRFVRVSWDTALDMVYDELERIQNDYGPWALHTSLVGWRSVGQIHSCGNHMLRAVAMHGRSVGTAGDYSTGAGQMILPYVLGSTEVYSQGTSWPLILDNSKVIIFWSNDPIKNLQMGWNTETHESYEYFEKLRDKVRNGEIEVISIDPVKSKTQNYLGCKQQYINPLTDVAFQLALAHTLYTEELYDKDFIKTYTLGFDEFTPYLMGKTEDMVEKTPEWAAPICGIEPERIRELARLMANNRTQLIFGWAIQRQQHGEQPYWMGAILAAMLGQIGLPGGGISYSHHYSSVGVPASGASMPGAFPLNLDTGRKPKYDNEDFNGYSSVIPVARAVDCLLEPGKVINFNGHEVTLPPYKMVVFSGCNQWHRQQQKNRMKEAYRNVETVVAVDYNWTATCRFADIVLPACTPYERNDLDAYGSYSNRGVIAMHKLVDPLYHSKPDFDIWYEFCKRMNREQEYSRAMTEMQWLEQIYEDCRAENLKKDYFMPPFAEFWKKGYVIFPEGELWTRHAAFREDPEVNALGTPSGFIEISSRKIANYGYPDCKGHPIWMEKTERSHGGPGSDKFPLWLQSVHPDKRLHSQTCEAEEWRSTYTVQGREPCFISPEDAAARGIADGDLIRVFNDRGQVLVGAVISDNFPPGVVRIQEGAWYAPTGAEIGALDTYGDPNTLTIDIGTSSLAQGPSPNTCIVQMEKWVGEAPAVTAFGGPTFVNPDGSPAEKI
- the brxL gene encoding BREX system Lon protease-like protein BrxL; translated protein: MNKLDQKINSLFPGLVVRKDLVKAVKGNAIVPSYVLEYLLGQYCATSDEATIQTGIETVKEILARHYVHRNEAGLVRSNIKEKGRYKVIDKISVSLNDKKDVYEAHFSNLGIKEILVDSGTVKKHPKLLVGGVWCIADLEYEFTEDKGTSPWILSTLKPIQLSHFDFDTYVEARKQFTTDEWIDLLIQSIGFNPEMFGKRSKLTQLIRLIPFCERNYNLIELGPKGTGKSHIYSEFSPHGILISGGEVTVPKLFVNNSSGKIGLVGYWDCVAFDEFAGKQKRVDKALVDIMKNYMANKSFSRGVETLGAEASMVFVGNTQHTVPYMLKHSDLFCELPDKFYDSAFLDRIHFYIPGWEVDIIRGEMFSSGYGFVVDYLAEILRSLRNHDYSDRYKQYFSLSSDISTRDRDGIHKTFSGLMKILFPHGEATREETEELLRFAIEGRKRVKDQLMRIDSTYGDVYFSYQALDGKATPVTTLEEEEYPSYYHKTIIGEEDSEILGVEQSVQHPGSPAHNVSDEPVLKEKHLTFQENQKGLSFDTLLGPYIKGATKFTVTDPYIRLFYQIRNFMEFLETIVKHKGPDEEVAVHLITVEDDFRGEQQKENFEQIQKSAKSTGVDFTWEFDTTGTIHARHIVTDHGWKISLDRGLDVFQQYEMKDSFTFANRLQQYRPCKAFEITFIKT